GGAAGCCGGGCTCGACACCGGACCGGTTCTGCTGACCGGCCGCACGCCGATCGACCGCAAGAGCGCGGGCGATCTGACCGAGGAACTGGCCGCAATGGGCGGCAGCCTGATGCTCGAAGTGCTGAGCGACCTGTCCGAATATCCCGAGGTGCCGCAGCCCGAGGACGGCGTGACCTATGCCAGCAAGATCGACAAGGCCGAATCCCGCCTCGATTTCAGTGCCCCCCGCCGAGCAGGTAGAGCGCCAGGTGCGCGCCTTCTTTCCCATGCCGGGCGCGTTCTTCGAATTCGAGGGCGAGCGCTTCAAGGTCATCATGGCCGACCTGGTGGAAGGCGGTGGCTGGCCGGGCAACGTGCTCGACGACAAGCTGACCATCGCCTGCGGCCGCGGCGCGATCCGGCCCACGCGGATCCAGCGCGCCGGCAAGCCGGCCATGGACACCACCGAACTGCTGCGCGGCAAGACGATTCCCACGGGTTCCTACCTGAAGTGACGCGCTTCGCGCTCACCCTCGAATTCGATGGCGGTCCCTTCATGGGCCTGCAGCGGCAATCGCACGGGCCCTCGGTGCAGCAGGCGGTCGAGGAGGCCGTGCTCGCGGTCACCGGCGAGACCGTCGTCATGCACGCCGCCGGCCGCACCGATGCCGGGGTGCACGCGCTGGCCATGCGTGCGCATGTCGACATTGAGAAGGACTTCGCCCCGTTCCGCCTGCAGGAAGCGCTCAATGCCCTGCTCCGCCCGGCCCCGATCGCAGTGATCGGCTGCGTGGTGGTGCCCGGCGACTGGCACGCGCGGTTTTCCTGCATCGGCCGCTCCTACCTCTACCGCATCGTCAACCGCCGCGCGCCGCTGACGCTCGATCGCGGCAAGGCCTGGCAGGTCGGCGGCCCGCTCGATGCCGAGGCCATGCACCGCGCCGCGCAGGCGCTCGTCGGCCTGCACGATTTCACCACGTTCCGCTCGGTCAATTGCCAGTCGGCGAGCCCGTTGAAGACGCTCGACCGGCTCGATGTACGGCGCGAAGGCGAATGCATCCTCGTCGAGACCGCCGCGCGCAGCTACCTGCATCATCAGGTCCGCTCGATGGTCGGCTGCCTGGTCCTCGTCGGGCTCGGGCGCTGGACCGAAAGCCGCATCGCCGAGGCCCTCGCCGCGCGCGACCGGCATGCGCTGGGGCTCAATGCACCGGCCGACGGACTCTACTTCACCGAGGCCCGATACACGGCCGGGTGAACGCCAGGTTACTCGGCGGACACGCGTTTTAACCAGATAATAGGGAGTTTTGTCTATCCGCCCGCAGCGACTTCGGTCGCATGACAAGTACCAGCCGTCGGTGAGCGCGCTGGAACAGGGGGGCAAACTGGATGGCCAACCTTTCCCGGCCAGGGCACGAACTGATCGCGCAAACGCCGCTGAGCCTGCTGTCGCTGACGCAGCATCACGTCGAGCCGCACGAGGAGAACTGGTTCGCCCGCTGCCGCGCCGACTATCTGCGCGCCTTTCCGCTTTCTCTGCTCGAAACGGTGCGCCTCGCACTGTTGCTCCTGCTGGTGGGGCCCAAGACCAATCCGATCTTCACGATCATCACCGTCATCGGCTGGTGCGCCGTCATGGCAATGCAAGGTTCGGTGCTTCAGAAGGAGTCGGCGCCGGGCTTCGACGAGAAGCTGGCGCTCAAGAACCGCTTGAGCGTGATCCGGCTGCGCGTGGTGTGGTGGTTCGGCGCCCTGCTCGCCGCGATGCTGGTCGCTCCGGTCGAAAGCCTGCACGGGCTGGTCGCGCTGGGCGTGGCCATGATGATGATCGACGGGCTTTCGGCCATGTCGCTGCCCCATCTCGGCCTCGGCGCCAGCGCCACCGGCGCGGTCGCGATCGCCGTCGGCCTGGCCGCGCGCGAAGGCTGGGATGCCGCCCCTGTCACCGTGATGGTCTGGGTGCTGGCCTGCTTCATGCACTGGTCACTCTACAACCTCTATTACATGTTCGCGACGCGGCGCATCCGCACACGGCGGCTCAGCCAGTCGAACGAGACAATCCAGCTGCTGCTCAACCAGTACGACGACGAAGGCAGCGACTGGCTCTACGAGATCAACCGCAGCTTCCAGATCTACAACCCGTCGCAGCGCTTCTGCGATGCCTGCGGGCTGACGCGCGAGGCGCTCCAGGGTCTGTCGCTGATCGAGCTGCTGTCCGAGGCAGCCGAGGCCGCCGACCTGCGCGAACTGCTCGAAGAAGGCCGCGCCTTTCGCAACGTCGTCGTGCCGATCCGGGTCGACGGCGTCGAGCATTGGTGGTCGATGAACGGACGCCCGGTCGTGCGCGACGGCGAGACGATCGGCTGGCGCGGCTTCATCGCCGATATCAGCGCGGCCAAGCGCGCCGAGGCCAAGGTCGCCTTCATGGCGCACTACGACGTGCTGACCCAGCTGCCCAACCGCACGCTGTTCAACGCCACCCTGACGCGCGCTTTCCACCGCAATGCGGGGACCGGCGTCATTGGCCTGCTCTATGTCGACCTCGACCACTTCAAGGCGATCAACGACGGCCATGGCCACGCCGCGGGTGACCGCGTGCTCGTCGAGGTTGCGCGCAGGCTCGAGGACGCCGTGCGCCCGCGCGACATGATCGCGCGGCTGGGCGGCGACGAATTCGTCATCCTGATGAGCGATCTGGACGCGCCCGAAGCCG
The window above is part of the Novosphingobium sp. G106 genome. Proteins encoded here:
- a CDS encoding bifunctional diguanylate cyclase/phosphodiesterase, giving the protein MANLSRPGHELIAQTPLSLLSLTQHHVEPHEENWFARCRADYLRAFPLSLLETVRLALLLLLVGPKTNPIFTIITVIGWCAVMAMQGSVLQKESAPGFDEKLALKNRLSVIRLRVVWWFGALLAAMLVAPVESLHGLVALGVAMMMIDGLSAMSLPHLGLGASATGAVAIAVGLAAREGWDAAPVTVMVWVLACFMHWSLYNLYYMFATRRIRTRRLSQSNETIQLLLNQYDDEGSDWLYEINRSFQIYNPSQRFCDACGLTREALQGLSLIELLSEAAEAADLRELLEEGRAFRNVVVPIRVDGVEHWWSMNGRPVVRDGETIGWRGFIADISAAKRAEAKVAFMAHYDVLTQLPNRTLFNATLTRAFHRNAGTGVIGLLYVDLDHFKAINDGHGHAAGDRVLVEVARRLEDAVRPRDMIARLGGDEFVILMSDLDAPEAGLAVAERVLTAIGTSIEIDGQIMPIGASIGAAFAPDDADTGDELLRAADLAMYDAKSRGRRGISVFDAAMQIQMQERRTLELDLRAAIVRGELELHYQPLLDINTGVTAGYEALLRWNHATRGLVSPDAFIPIAEETGVIVEIGEWVIRTALAEAATWPEDLTVAVNMSPAQVKDGNLLSVVVSALAASGVPAGRLELEVTENLLMQESEDILATLHKLRGLSVKIALDDFGTGYSSLNYLRSFPFDKIKIDRCFVSELAEREDCQAIVRSVISLANELKMTTTAEGVEVSEQLDALRRDGCTQAQGFLYSRARPASELVFDKGKSRKAVNE
- the truA gene encoding tRNA pseudouridine(38-40) synthase TruA: MTRFALTLEFDGGPFMGLQRQSHGPSVQQAVEEAVLAVTGETVVMHAAGRTDAGVHALAMRAHVDIEKDFAPFRLQEALNALLRPAPIAVIGCVVVPGDWHARFSCIGRSYLYRIVNRRAPLTLDRGKAWQVGGPLDAEAMHRAAQALVGLHDFTTFRSVNCQSASPLKTLDRLDVRREGECILVETAARSYLHHQVRSMVGCLVLVGLGRWTESRIAEALAARDRHALGLNAPADGLYFTEARYTAG